The DNA segment ACACCGTTCTGGGAATATGGTGGAATTGTTTTTTAATTCCATATAAATTCTCTTGTCATCAATTTTAGGCCATGCAAGAAGGAAATAATGTTCCCAACCCGTTCCTTTTGCAAAATAATCATTATCATTGCCTTTAACTACTTTGAAAGTATATTTATCTTTATATTTTTTGTTAAAAATAGTTGCCCAATATCTTGGTAAATCATCACAAACACCTATGTGAATTCGATCTTTTTTAGGATAAATCGGCTTAAAATTCATTAAAGTCACTTTTTTATCGTCATAAATCGCCTTAAAATCATCCAAGGTTAATAAATATTCTAAATCTTTTAGATATATGCATGTGCATAAATCTTTTTTCATTGATATTATATCTTCGTTTTCAAAGCCAGGATACATAAGATTTTAATTATTTTTTTATTGATTAATTTTTAAATAAGAAAATATTTTTCTTCTTATCTGTAATATTTTTAGCCTTAGTCAGATAATATCACCCCTTCTTTTAAATTCGCCCCCCTTAAAAAATCTTTTATTCCCATACGTTTTCCGGAATCTCCTTGAATTTCTAATATTGAAAGAGCGCTTTCATTAGCTGAAATTATAAGCTCATTTGAAGATACTTTAATTATTGTTCCAGACGTATTTTTAGAATCGATGTTTAAAGGTATAGATTTAAAAAATTTTAAACGCTTTTCACCGTAAAATGAAAATGCTCCAGGCCAAGGATTCATACCTCGTATAAAAGATTCTATGACGTTAGCAGGCTGTTTCCAATTAATACGCCCATCTTTTTTTCTAAGAATAGGTGCGTAAGAAGATAAAGCATAGTTTTGCTTTATAGGTGTTATATCGTTTGATTCAAGACCTTTTAATGTTTTAACAATAATGTCCGCTCCGATTAGGGAAAGTTTTGTAAAGAGCGTTTCAGCATTATCGTCAGGACTTATAGCTGTTTTTTCAACTAAAAGAATATCTCCAGTATCAAGTCCTTCATCCATCATCATTGTAGTTATGCCTGTTTCAAGATCTCCATTAATGATTGCCCATTGGATAGGAGCAGGTCCCCTGTATTTAGGCAGCAAAGAAGCATGAATATTTATAGAACCAAAAGAAGGAATATCGAGAAGCTTTTTAGTAAGAATATGGCCAAATGCAACAACTACAAAAACGTCTGGATCAAGTTTTTTGATTTCATTTATAAATTCTTCTTTGTTTATAGATAGAGGTTGAACAACTGCTAATCCTAATTCTATAGCTTTTTCTTTAACAGGAGTAGGAACGATTTTCTTACCTCTTCCTTTAGGTTTATCTGGCTGAGTTACAACGAGCTGTATGTTATAGCCTTGATTATATAAAGCTTCTAAAATAGGCACTGAAAACTCAGGAGTTCCCATAAAAATTATGTTTTCTATTTTTTTCATGACTTGTTAGCTTGTTTTTTTAATAACCGTTTAATTTTTTTTTTATACATTTCTCGTTTTAACATACCGATTCTATCTATGAATAATATTCCATTTAAATGGTCAATTTCATGCTGCATGATGATTGCAAGTAATCCTTCTGCATCAATTTTTATAGGCTTCCCCTCTTTACTAAATCCTTCTACCTGAACAGCTGAAAATCTTTTTACATCTGCTCTAAAATCAGGGACGCTTAAACATCCTTCATCTTTTGAAAGAACTTCGCCTTCTCCCTTGATTATTCTTGGATTTATAAGCTCCTTGAAATTTCTTTGATCACGCTCTTCAGTTTCATCATAAACAATCATGCTATACCTTATTCCAGCTTGTATAGCCGCAAGGCCTACTCCATTAGAATAATACATGGTTTCACCCATATCAGATATAGCATTTATAATTCCTTCATTGATATCTGTAACCGGCTTTGTCGGTATAGCTAAAATATCGTTTGGATAAGTAAGTATATTAAGAATAGACAAAACAAAACAACCTTTCTTTTAAAATTTTGAATTTATAAATTTTCGATGTTTGGCTCATCGACTGTTGATATTTGACTAATATTTGTGCCTGTTGCTATTATTGATATAATACCTGTAAACATCAAAAAAAATATTTGAACAACATGATTTACAAGAGTAAATCCTGCCGCATCTGCCACATTTATACCAAAAAGGGATAGTGCAAAAATGCCACCTGCCTCCCATAATCCCCAATATCCTGGAACTGAAGGTAGAGCTATAAAAAAGCATATTATTACCATAACAAGAAACATATCGAAAAAATTAATGTTTATGCCAGGGCAACCAAAAGCAACCAAATAAAATGAAGCAGCATTGAGAAACCATATTATTATTGAAAGTATAGCGCAATAAAAAATAAGAGATGGATGCTTTACAAGGGCAAAACCTTTGGCTATGTTTTCAACAATGATAAGAAATGGCAAGCTAATCCATTTGTTGGATTTGTTCTTTAAAAAAGCGGAAAAGAAAAATATTGATGGAAAAGCTTTGATAACTTTTTTTATCAGGTTTCTTGTTTTTGCAAAGGAAATCGTTATTACTGTAAAAACAATAAAAATAAGCAGGTTGAGCATACCCCATCCTATTGAATTTAAAGTTTCTTTGTTTAAGTTATAGTTTCCAAATTTTATTTCAAGATTTGGATCAATCTGTATATTTTTTACTATAAATACGAAAAATAAAATAATGAATATAAGATCAAATATGCGTTCTGCAGCTATAGTTGCAATGCCGGTACTGAAAGGGACAGAATTTTTTTTTTTTATATAAGCCGGTCTTACAGCTTCTCCTAACCTTCCAGGTAAAATACAGTTCACCATAAAACCTATAGTTAAAGGATGATACGCATTCCAAAAATCAATTTTTTTTGAAGGAATAAGTATTATTTGCCATCGTATCGCTCTGAAAATAAGGCATACTATACTTACAAGAAACGCCGGAAATATCCAAAAATAATTAATTTTACCTATATATTTACTAAGTTCATAGAAAGGAACATTTTTAAAAGCAAAAAATAAGGCTGCAACGGAAATTAAAATTCCGATGATTAAAGAGAGAAATAATTTTTTTTTCATAACGATAAAAGCTCATTCGCGGACTGGATGTCTTTTTTTATTTGAGCGGATAAATCAGATAGGCTTGTAAACTTTTTTTCTTCCCTAAGTTGGCTTACAAAATTAACGTAAATTTTTTTCCCATAAATATCTTTGTCAAAGTCTAATATATGGACTTCAACAGTGAATACATTATCGGTAAAGGTAGGGCTATAACCAATATTTGCAACTCCCTTATATTTATTGCCATCTAATTCTACAATAACAGCATAAACCCCTATTTTAGGACAAAGCTCATCGCTAAGGCGTATATTGGCAGTCGGAATACCTAAAAGCTCTTTACCTCTTTTCCGGCCTTCTTCAACAAAACCTCTGATTTGATAATATCTGCCTAATAGATTTTTGCTTTCTTCTATATTTCCATTAGATACAAAATCCCTTATTCTTGTGCTACTGATTCTGTCGGGCTTATTTTGAGCAACGTTTATCCAAGAAGGGATTATTAGTTCAAAATTAAAAATTTTAGAAAATGATTGTAAAAAATCTATATTTCCTTCCCTGTTTTTTCCAAAATGATAGTCATTACCAACAATAATAGCCTTCATACCTAAACGCTTAATAAGAATATCTTCTAAAAATTCTTTTGCAGTTACTTCAGAAAATTCCTTAGTAAATTTAATGCAAATAAGAACATCTAATCCTGTTTGGGCTATTAATTCTACTTTTTGCTCATATAAAGTTATAAGAGGGGGGGTTTTATCAGGCCTTAATATCTTTAAAGGGTGAGGATCAAAAGTTACAGCTAAAGAAGTACCACCAATGGATGATGCTTTATTTATTGCTTCTTTGAATAAAGCCTGATGTCCTTTATGAACACCATCAAAATTTCCTATTGTTATAACTGAATTCTTATATGGTTTTCTTATTTGTTTAATTTCTTCGATTAATTCCATATTGTGTAAGAGGAAACTCCTAATAATTTGCGGCAAAGAAAAATTCTAATGTAATGGGGTAAAAAAACTAATATGCTTGACATAACGCATAAAGGCATATATAAAAAAAAACTTATTTAAAATCAACTATATTTTTCCCTTCATTTATTTTTCAAGTAAAATGCCGAAGTGGCGGAATTGGTAGACGCGCTAGATTCAGGTTCTAGTGGATGTATTTCTGTAGGAGTTCGAATCTCCTCTTCGGCACTTAAACAAGTCCAAGAGGCTGACTGTCTTCCAGCGAAGGCAGGAAGACAAAAGTTCTAAATTATATAAGATGCAGAAGCATTGTCAGATTCCCATACTTCAACTTTAAAAACCCTTACATCGTTTTTAACATCGATATTTTTTATTTTGTTTTGAAGCTTATTTGCAATATAGTAGGCTATATTTTCAGAAGAAGGCTCTTTGCCTTTAAGATCATCAAATTCATTTAGATACGAATGATCTAAAGTATTTATAATTTCACCAAGATGTTCTTTTATTTCTCCAAAATCAAGAAGAACTCCGCCTTCATTTAATTTTTCTCCAATAATTGATACTTCTACTTTCCAATTATGCCCATGGAGATTTTCACATTTTTTTTCTACCATTTTGAGCCTATGGGCAGCAGCAAACTGGTTTATTACTTTCAATTCAAACATAATTTATCTCCAAACTTAATTAACAAATTAAGAACCTTTAAAAATATTTTTTATTTTATCTGTAAATGTTTCTGACTCTAAACGCTCAAATTCCTTTAACAAGGATTCTTGTTTTTTTGAAATATGCTTAGGAATTGTAACCTCTATTACAACTATTTGTTCACCTTTTTTTCTATCTCTTAAAGAAGGTATTCCTTTTTCATATAAACGTATAGCATCTCCATATTGAGTGCCTTTAGGTATTTCAATGCTTTCTTCACCATATAAAGTTGGTATTTTTATTGTATCGCCTAATATGGCTTGGGTAAAAGAAATTTTAACTTTGCATATAATATCATTATGATGCCTTTCAAAAAAATCATGGGGTTTAACATAAAGAAAAATGTATAAATCCCCAGGCTCTCCTCCTGAAAAACTTGCTTCTCCTTCACCCGTAAGTCTCAATTTCGAACCAGCATCAACTCCTGCTGGAATTTTTACAGCTACTTTTTTTCTTTTAGCGGATTTTCCGGCCCCCCTGCATTCTGAACATGGGTGGGCTATTATTTCCCTTTGTCCATGACAATTAGGACAAGTAGTTCTAATTGTAAAAAAACCTTGATTCCTCGAAACTTGTCCTGAACCTTTACAATAAGAGCATATTTCTTTTTTAGTTCCAGATTCACAACCAGACCCATTACAAGATTTGCAAACTTCCATTTTATCAAGATTTATTTCAGTTTCTGTCCCCAATGCGGCTTCCATAAAACTAATTTCTAAATCATATCTTAAATCATTGCCCTTTTGGGTTCTATACCTTGAGCCGCCTCTTCCACCTGTGCTAAATCCAAAGAAGTTTTCAAATATGTCTCCAAATGTAGAAAAAATATCATCAAACCCGCTAAATCCACTAAAGCCAGAGCCTTCAAGACCACGATGTCCAAATTGATCATAAACCTTTCTTTTGTTAGCATCTCTTAAGACTTCATAGGCTTCTGCAGCTTCTTTAAAGTTATCTTCCGCTTCTTTATCTCCTGGATTTCTATCAGGATGATACTTTAAAGCTAATTTCCTGTATTGAGACTTAATCTCATCATCTTTAGCATTGCGATTTACACCTAATATTTCGTAATAATCTCTTTTAGCAGTCATCTAGCCCTTTTAATAAAAATGTTTAATTTAATATTTGTAAAAAAATTATTTTTTTTTAAGTTAATGCAAAAAATAAAGTTGTCAATGGATATATCTGTAATTAAGAAATAATTTATCTATCTTGACAACAAGCTATTTAGTATTAAATTTTAGTAAAATTTTAGAATTGATTTTCAGCTTTAATATTAAATAATTAACCTTAAATTATTTAAGGGAATATTTAAGGGAAGGGATAAATGGGATAATATGCCGACAGAATATGATGTAAATAATAGTAATGATTTTGATAATACACAAGACAATTCTGGTGATGAGATAGAAATCATAGAAGGTCAGGTGGACGAAAGTTCTAACCCTGTTAAGGAATTAGAAGAAAAGCTTAGAAAGGCTGAAACAGAAGCAAAAGATAATTATGATCGTCTTTTAAGGGTTTCAGCAGAATTTGAAAATTATAAAAAACGTTCTTTGCGTGAATTTACTGATTTTAGAAAATATGCTTATGAAACATTAGTAAAAGAATTACTTCCAATAATTGATAATCTTGAAAGGGCTCTGATATCATCTCAAAAAGATGGGACCGACATTAACGTCCTTATTGCAGGAGTAAATTTAACATTAAAAGAACTGTTTAAAGTTTTTGAAAGGTTTAACATCACACAATTTGATTCTGTTGGAAAACCTTTTGATCCAAATTTTCATGAAGCTGTTTCAAGAATCCCTACGAATGAATACCCTGAAAATACAGTAGTTCAGGAATTACACAAAGGGTATATGATAAATGAAAAATTACTTAGACCTTCTATGGTTGTAGTATCTGCACCATTAAGTTAATGAATGCATAACTGAAAGATAAAAAAATAAAAATTAACATAAATATCGCTCAACGATAATTCAAGGAGGATAACATTATGGGTAAAGTAATAGGAATAGATTTAGGAACAACAAATTCGTGTATTGCAATAATGGAAAGTGGAGATCCAAAAGTTATTACAAATGCTGAAGGAGGAAGAACTACGCCTTCAATCGTAGCTATAACAAACAGTGGAGAAAGGCTTGTTGGTCAAATTGCTAAAAGACAAGCGATAACTAACCCTACAAATACTATTTTTGCTGTTAAAAGACTTATAGGAAGAAAATATAGTAGCGGAGAAGTTCAAAGAGATATAAAAATTCTTCCATATAAAATAGAAGAATCTCCAAATGGGGATGCGGGTGTAAACATTCAGGGAAAAATATATAGTCCTGCAGAAGTTTCGTCTTTTATTCTTGCAAATATAAAAAAGTCTGCTGAAGATTATTTAGGTGAACCTATAAACGATGCAGTCATAACTGTTCCAGCTTATTTTAATGATAGTCAACGTCAAGCAACTAAAGACGCTGGGAAAATTGCTGGCTTTAATGTATTAAGAATTATAAATGAACCTACGGCAGCATCTCTTGCTTATGGCATGGACAAGAAAAAAGATGAAAAGATAGCTGTATTTGACCTTGGAGGAGGAACTTTTGATATTTCGATACTTGAAATAGGAGAAGGTGTATTCGAGGTAAAATCTACTAATGGAGATACTCATCTCGGTGGAGAAGATTTTGATTTTAGAATAATAGAACATATTGCAAATGAATTTAAAAAAGAAAGCGGCATTGATGTAAGAAATGATAAAATGGCTTTACAAAGGCTTAAAGAAGCTGCTGAAAAAGCAAAAATGGAATTGTCTTCATCAGTTGAAACAGAAATAAATCTTCCGTTTATAACTGCTGATGCAAGCGGGCCAAAGCATCTTAATATGAAGTTGACCCGTTCAAAACTTGAATCTTTAGTCGCTGCGCTTATTGATAAACTGGAAGCTCCATGTAGAATGGCATTAAAAGATGCTGGGCTTAATCCAAGTGCTATTGATGAAGTTGTACTTGTAGGTGGGATGACAAGAATGCCAGCTGTTCAAGATAGAGTAAAGAAAATTTTTGGTAAAGAGCCCCATAGAGGAGTAAATCCAGATGAAGTAGTTGCAGTTGGTGCTGCTATTCAAGGCGCTGTTTTAAAAGGAGAAGTTAAAGATGTTCTTTTACTTGATGTTACTCCTCTTTCTCTTGGAATTGAAACACTTGGCGGTGTTCTGACTAAGTTGATTGAAAAAAATACAACTATACCTACAAGAAAGAGTCAGATTTTTTCAACTGCTGCTGATAATCAAACTGCTGTTTCAATTCATGTATTACAAGGTGAAAGGGAAATGGCAAGTGACAATAAAACACTTGGAAGGTTTGAGCTTGTGGGAATACCTCCTGCTCCAAGGGGCGTTCCTCAAGTTGAAGTTGCTTTTGATATAGATGCAAACGGGATAGTTAATGTTTCAGCAAAAGACCTTGCTACAAATAGAGAACAGTCCATAAAAATTACTGCTTCAAGCGGATTGTCAAAGGAAGAAATAAATAAGCTTGTAAAAGAAGCAGAGCTTCATTCTGAAGATGATAAAAAGAAAAAAGAGCTTGTTGAAGCCCGTAATCATGCTGATTCTATGATTTACTCAACAGAAAAATCAATTAAGGAGATTGGCGATAAGGTTGATGCGGCAACAAAATCTAAAATTGAAAGCGTAATTGTAAATCTTAAAAAAGAAATGGAAGGAGATAATTCTCAAGAAATTAAAAAATTAACTGAAGAGCTTATGCAAGCTTCTCATAAAGTAGCTGAAACAATGT comes from the Desulfobacterales bacterium genome and includes:
- a CDS encoding methionyl-tRNA formyltransferase — protein: MKKIENIIFMGTPEFSVPILEALYNQGYNIQLVVTQPDKPKGRGKKIVPTPVKEKAIELGLAVVQPLSINKEEFINEIKKLDPDVFVVVAFGHILTKKLLDIPSFGSINIHASLLPKYRGPAPIQWAIINGDLETGITTMMMDEGLDTGDILLVEKTAISPDDNAETLFTKLSLIGADIIVKTLKGLESNDITPIKQNYALSSYAPILRKKDGRINWKQPANVIESFIRGMNPWPGAFSFYGEKRLKFFKSIPLNIDSKNTSGTIIKVSSNELIISANESALSILEIQGDSGKRMGIKDFLRGANLKEGVILSD
- the def gene encoding peptide deformylase produces the protein MSILNILTYPNDILAIPTKPVTDINEGIINAISDMGETMYYSNGVGLAAIQAGIRYSMIVYDETEERDQRNFKELINPRIIKGEGEVLSKDEGCLSVPDFRADVKRFSAVQVEGFSKEGKPIKIDAEGLLAIIMQHEIDHLNGILFIDRIGMLKREMYKKKIKRLLKKQANKS
- a CDS encoding flippase-like domain-containing protein, translating into MKKKLFLSLIIGILISVAALFFAFKNVPFYELSKYIGKINYFWIFPAFLVSIVCLIFRAIRWQIILIPSKKIDFWNAYHPLTIGFMVNCILPGRLGEAVRPAYIKKKNSVPFSTGIATIAAERIFDLIFIILFFVFIVKNIQIDPNLEIKFGNYNLNKETLNSIGWGMLNLLIFIVFTVITISFAKTRNLIKKVIKAFPSIFFFSAFLKNKSNKWISLPFLIIVENIAKGFALVKHPSLIFYCAILSIIIWFLNAASFYLVAFGCPGININFFDMFLVMVIICFFIALPSVPGYWGLWEAGGIFALSLFGINVADAAGFTLVNHVVQIFFLMFTGIISIIATGTNISQISTVDEPNIENL
- a CDS encoding bifunctional riboflavin kinase/FAD synthetase → MELIEEIKQIRKPYKNSVITIGNFDGVHKGHQALFKEAINKASSIGGTSLAVTFDPHPLKILRPDKTPPLITLYEQKVELIAQTGLDVLICIKFTKEFSEVTAKEFLEDILIKRLGMKAIIVGNDYHFGKNREGNIDFLQSFSKIFNFELIIPSWINVAQNKPDRISSTRIRDFVSNGNIEESKNLLGRYYQIRGFVEEGRKRGKELLGIPTANIRLSDELCPKIGVYAVIVELDGNKYKGVANIGYSPTFTDNVFTVEVHILDFDKDIYGKKIYVNFVSQLREEKKFTSLSDLSAQIKKDIQSANELLSL
- the queD gene encoding 6-carboxytetrahydropterin synthase QueD, producing MFELKVINQFAAAHRLKMVEKKCENLHGHNWKVEVSIIGEKLNEGGVLLDFGEIKEHLGEIINTLDHSYLNEFDDLKGKEPSSENIAYYIANKLQNKIKNIDVKNDVRVFKVEVWESDNASASYII
- the dnaJ gene encoding molecular chaperone DnaJ — its product is MTAKRDYYEILGVNRNAKDDEIKSQYRKLALKYHPDRNPGDKEAEDNFKEAAEAYEVLRDANKRKVYDQFGHRGLEGSGFSGFSGFDDIFSTFGDIFENFFGFSTGGRGGSRYRTQKGNDLRYDLEISFMEAALGTETEINLDKMEVCKSCNGSGCESGTKKEICSYCKGSGQVSRNQGFFTIRTTCPNCHGQREIIAHPCSECRGAGKSAKRKKVAVKIPAGVDAGSKLRLTGEGEASFSGGEPGDLYIFLYVKPHDFFERHHNDIICKVKISFTQAILGDTIKIPTLYGEESIEIPKGTQYGDAIRLYEKGIPSLRDRKKGEQIVVIEVTIPKHISKKQESLLKEFERLESETFTDKIKNIFKGS
- the grpE gene encoding nucleotide exchange factor GrpE: MPTEYDVNNSNDFDNTQDNSGDEIEIIEGQVDESSNPVKELEEKLRKAETEAKDNYDRLLRVSAEFENYKKRSLREFTDFRKYAYETLVKELLPIIDNLERALISSQKDGTDINVLIAGVNLTLKELFKVFERFNITQFDSVGKPFDPNFHEAVSRIPTNEYPENTVVQELHKGYMINEKLLRPSMVVVSAPLS
- the dnaK gene encoding molecular chaperone DnaK is translated as MGKVIGIDLGTTNSCIAIMESGDPKVITNAEGGRTTPSIVAITNSGERLVGQIAKRQAITNPTNTIFAVKRLIGRKYSSGEVQRDIKILPYKIEESPNGDAGVNIQGKIYSPAEVSSFILANIKKSAEDYLGEPINDAVITVPAYFNDSQRQATKDAGKIAGFNVLRIINEPTAASLAYGMDKKKDEKIAVFDLGGGTFDISILEIGEGVFEVKSTNGDTHLGGEDFDFRIIEHIANEFKKESGIDVRNDKMALQRLKEAAEKAKMELSSSVETEINLPFITADASGPKHLNMKLTRSKLESLVAALIDKLEAPCRMALKDAGLNPSAIDEVVLVGGMTRMPAVQDRVKKIFGKEPHRGVNPDEVVAVGAAIQGAVLKGEVKDVLLLDVTPLSLGIETLGGVLTKLIEKNTTIPTRKSQIFSTAADNQTAVSIHVLQGEREMASDNKTLGRFELVGIPPAPRGVPQVEVAFDIDANGIVNVSAKDLATNREQSIKITASSGLSKEEINKLVKEAELHSEDDKKKKELVEARNHADSMIYSTEKSIKEIGDKVDAATKSKIESVIVNLKKEMEGDNSQEIKKLTEELMQASHKVAETMYQHASQQGGGQGQPGGGEGEPNTDDGTSGKDDDVVDADFEEVK